A genome region from Deinococcus sp. KNUC1210 includes the following:
- the cutA gene encoding divalent-cation tolerance protein CutA has translation MTLIALITMPEDQARELARTLVRERLAGSVNVLPGTFSVYRWNGDAAEDTEALMIVKTTQERYAALEERVRALHPYQIPELVALPTARTLPAFAEWLYESVEVEGKS, from the coding sequence ATGACCCTTATTGCCCTGATTACCATGCCCGAGGATCAGGCGCGGGAACTGGCCCGGACGCTGGTGCGTGAGCGCCTCGCGGGAAGCGTCAATGTGCTGCCCGGCACCTTCTCGGTGTACCGCTGGAACGGCGACGCCGCCGAAGATACTGAGGCACTGATGATCGTCAAGACCACACAGGAACGCTATGCAGCGCTGGAAGAACGGGTACGGGCGCTGCACCCGTACCAGATTCCCGAACTCGTGGCGCTGCCCACCGCCCGGACGCTGCCCGCCTTTGCCGAGTGGCTGTACGAGAGCGTCGAGGTGGAAGGTAAAAGCTGA
- the lpdA gene encoding dihydrolipoyl dehydrogenase produces the protein MDFDVLVIGAGPGGYHAAIRAAQLGLKVACAEMGAVGGVCLNIGCIPTKALLHAGETIANTRHAADFGLSYGPATLDIAKMNGWKDGIVKKLTGGVAGLFKANKVTHLVGQASFIDANTVKIGDKTYTASNFIIATGSEPATLKGLDVDQVMIVDSTGALNVPDPVPARMLCVGGGVIGFEFAHIYNNLGSKVKVIEFLPNIIPGADADAVREFGKIMKKQGIEIVTRMKANSAQKQADGVHVELENVETGEKTVEVFDRVLVAVGRRPRTAGLNLEAAGLKATERGFIEVNTRMQTSAAHIYAVGDVAGNPMLAHKAMKEGLVAAEVIAGRPSEQDAVAIPGVVYTSPELAWVGLTEQEALDKGYKVKTGLFPMSASGRAMTLQSTEGFVKMVVEEGTDLLLGVHIVAAHASDLLGEAGLALEMAATASDVALTIHAHPTLGEAVLEAAESVHKQAIHIVNR, from the coding sequence ATGGACTTCGACGTACTGGTGATTGGAGCTGGCCCCGGCGGGTATCACGCAGCGATCCGGGCGGCGCAACTCGGCCTGAAGGTAGCCTGTGCCGAAATGGGCGCGGTCGGCGGCGTGTGCCTGAATATCGGCTGCATTCCGACCAAGGCGCTGCTGCACGCGGGCGAGACCATCGCCAACACGCGGCATGCTGCCGACTTTGGCCTGAGTTACGGCCCGGCGACGCTGGACATCGCCAAAATGAACGGCTGGAAAGACGGCATCGTCAAGAAGCTGACCGGCGGCGTGGCGGGGCTGTTCAAGGCCAACAAGGTGACGCATCTGGTGGGGCAGGCGAGCTTCATCGACGCCAACACCGTCAAGATCGGTGACAAGACCTACACGGCGTCGAACTTCATCATCGCCACCGGCTCGGAACCGGCCACCCTCAAGGGCCTGGACGTCGATCAGGTCATGATCGTGGACAGCACCGGGGCGCTGAACGTGCCTGACCCGGTTCCTGCCCGCATGCTGTGCGTGGGCGGCGGCGTGATCGGCTTCGAGTTCGCGCACATCTACAACAACCTCGGCAGCAAGGTGAAGGTCATCGAGTTCCTGCCAAACATCATTCCCGGAGCCGACGCCGACGCGGTGCGCGAGTTCGGCAAGATCATGAAGAAGCAGGGCATCGAGATCGTGACCCGCATGAAGGCCAACAGCGCCCAGAAGCAGGCTGACGGCGTGCATGTCGAGCTGGAAAACGTGGAAACCGGCGAGAAGACCGTGGAGGTCTTTGACCGGGTGCTGGTGGCAGTCGGGCGGCGTCCACGCACGGCGGGGCTGAATCTGGAAGCGGCGGGCCTGAAGGCCACAGAGCGCGGCTTTATCGAGGTCAATACCCGCATGCAGACGAGCGCGGCGCACATCTACGCGGTGGGCGACGTGGCCGGAAACCCGATGCTGGCGCACAAGGCCATGAAAGAAGGGCTGGTGGCCGCCGAGGTGATCGCGGGCCGACCCAGCGAGCAGGACGCGGTGGCGATTCCCGGCGTGGTCTATACCAGCCCCGAACTCGCCTGGGTCGGTCTGACCGAGCAGGAAGCGCTGGACAAGGGCTACAAGGTCAAAACCGGCCTGTTTCCTATGAGTGCTTCTGGCCGCGCCATGACGCTGCAGAGCACCGAGGGCTTCGTGAAGATGGTCGTCGAGGAAGGCACCGATCTGCTGCTGGGCGTGCATATCGTGGCGGCGCACGCTTCCGATCTGCTGGGCGAGGCAGGGCTGGCACTGGAGATGGCGGCAACAGCCAGCGACGTGGCCCTGACCATCCACGCGCATCCCACGCTGGGCGAGGCCGTGCTGGAGGCTGCCGAATCGGTGCACAAGCAGGCCATTCACATCGTCAACCGCTGA
- the glp gene encoding gephyrin-like molybdotransferase Glp, with amino-acid sequence MSNAANPVPDQPSFPMNVSVPEARAMLLALLPQPEAETVPVGEAAGRFLAGDLAALVNHPSATESALDGIACREADTLGAAPLSPVRLKVLGESRAGLPYPGTVGAGECVRIYTGAPIPEGTDAICPVEQLEDAGPDAVRLLRPASSGDVRPEGGDFAKGEVVLHAGVRLTPSRLALAVSLGHARVSVRRRLRVALLSTGDEVREPGSVLEPGQVYDSNRYGLAAMIREAGAEVLDLGHAPDSPERLAELIDGAGGADALITSGGVSMGKYDFMRDLLLSQGRVSFWKVRLRPGGPAMLGGWRGLPVFGLPGNPVSSLVVFQVIVRPALTGEAPFTLRLRAATPFRALSDKVAYWRGTIAGGTVSDYGKQGSGVLRSLSDAGALVIVPEGEPVAVGDEVDVMLF; translated from the coding sequence ATGTCGAACGCCGCCAACCCCGTTCCCGATCAGCCCAGCTTTCCGATGAATGTCAGCGTGCCGGAAGCCCGCGCCATGCTGCTCGCCCTGTTGCCCCAGCCGGAAGCCGAAACGGTGCCGGTCGGTGAGGCGGCAGGGCGGTTTCTGGCGGGCGATCTGGCGGCGCTGGTCAATCATCCGTCGGCCACCGAGAGTGCGCTGGACGGGATTGCCTGCCGTGAGGCCGACACGCTGGGCGCGGCGCCGCTGTCGCCCGTGCGCCTGAAGGTGCTGGGCGAATCGCGGGCGGGCCTGCCCTATCCCGGCACCGTGGGAGCCGGGGAGTGCGTGCGGATCTATACCGGAGCACCGATTCCAGAGGGCACCGACGCCATCTGCCCGGTCGAGCAGCTCGAAGATGCTGGCCCGGATGCCGTGCGGCTTCTGCGCCCCGCCTCTTCTGGCGACGTGCGGCCTGAGGGCGGCGACTTTGCGAAAGGCGAAGTGGTGCTGCATGCAGGCGTGCGGCTGACGCCCTCGCGGCTGGCGCTGGCGGTGTCGCTGGGACATGCGCGGGTGTCGGTGCGGCGCAGGCTGCGGGTGGCGCTGCTCTCGACCGGCGACGAGGTGCGCGAACCGGGTAGCGTGCTGGAACCGGGGCAGGTCTACGACAGCAACCGCTACGGACTGGCCGCCATGATCCGCGAGGCGGGCGCGGAGGTGCTCGATCTGGGCCACGCCCCCGACTCTCCCGAGCGACTGGCTGAACTGATCGACGGTGCGGGCGGTGCAGACGCACTCATCACATCGGGTGGCGTGAGCATGGGCAAATACGATTTCATGCGCGATCTGCTGCTCTCGCAGGGGCGCGTCAGTTTCTGGAAGGTGCGTCTGCGGCCCGGCGGCCCCGCCATGCTGGGCGGCTGGCGTGGACTGCCGGTCTTCGGGTTGCCGGGAAACCCTGTCAGCAGTCTGGTGGTCTTTCAGGTGATCGTGCGCCCCGCCCTGACCGGAGAAGCGCCCTTCACGCTGCGGCTGCGGGCGGCGACCCCGTTCCGGGCGCTGAGCGACAAGGTGGCGTACTGGCGCGGCACCATCGCGGGGGGCACGGTCAGCGATTACGGCAAGCAGGGCAGCGGCGTCCTGCGTTCGCTGTCCGATGCCGGGGCGCTGGTGATCGTGCCGGAAGGCGAGCCGGTCGCGGTGGGCGATGAAGTAGACGTCATGTTGTTTTAG
- a CDS encoding cytochrome P450 has product MPLPSPTTHPQAGHLPRWAAAPLALLQEGAQHPGKLFTLRLGLPAVVGFSPEWNRRLLSDLKTFHSAGSFSRVVPYLSGGIILTDAGHKERRHALNPPFSKRSLETLRARIRAALRAERLEPSFDALAWADRAVLRMLNAAFFDSDFDTRLLHAFLAPLRSPFPVPALPRPLLFARMDAALSRLAHTRLTQGGDDLLTHLARWPGGVRETRISLAAGHDTTTHTLAWAVWHLAQHPAWFRADGLKAVIRETLRLYPPGWMGSRRLSQPLDLGAEVLPKGALALYSPYLSARDPDFWDAPDTFRPDRWERPPPAWSYLPFGGGERLCLGMHLANLLLEEALLYLLESGSQLRALHGDPTPRPGVTLGPGGPLAVQLSR; this is encoded by the coding sequence GTGCCACTCCCCTCCCCCACCACCCACCCCCAGGCAGGCCATCTTCCCCGCTGGGCCGCCGCCCCCCTCGCCCTGCTGCAGGAAGGCGCACAGCACCCCGGTAAACTCTTTACCCTGCGCCTGGGCCTTCCAGCCGTGGTCGGCTTCTCGCCCGAATGGAACCGCCGCCTGCTGAGCGATCTGAAGACGTTTCACAGCGCGGGCAGCTTCAGCCGGGTGGTGCCGTACCTGTCGGGCGGCATCATCCTGACCGACGCGGGGCATAAGGAGCGCCGCCACGCACTGAATCCACCGTTCTCGAAGCGCAGCCTCGAAACCCTGCGGGCGCGGATACGGGCGGCGCTGCGGGCAGAGCGGCTGGAGCCCAGCTTCGACGCGCTCGCCTGGGCTGACCGGGCCGTTCTGCGAATGCTGAATGCCGCTTTTTTCGATTCCGACTTCGACACGCGGCTGCTGCACGCGTTCCTGGCCCCACTGCGTTCGCCGTTTCCGGTGCCCGCTCTGCCGCGCCCGCTGCTGTTTGCCCGCATGGACGCGGCGCTCAGTCGGCTGGCCCACACCCGCCTGACGCAGGGCGGCGACGATCTGCTCACGCATCTGGCCCGCTGGCCCGGTGGCGTGCGCGAAACGCGCATCAGTCTGGCGGCAGGTCACGACACCACCACGCATACCCTCGCCTGGGCGGTGTGGCACCTCGCTCAGCATCCGGCCTGGTTTCGGGCAGACGGCCTCAAAGCCGTGATCCGGGAAACGCTGCGCCTGTATCCGCCCGGCTGGATGGGCAGCCGCCGACTTTCACAGCCGCTCGACCTCGGTGCAGAGGTGCTGCCAAAGGGCGCGTTGGCGCTGTACAGCCCGTATCTCAGCGCCCGCGATCCGGACTTCTGGGACGCGCCCGACACGTTCCGCCCGGACAGGTGGGAGCGCCCGCCGCCCGCCTGGAGTTACCTGCCGTTCGGGGGCGGCGAGCGGCTGTGCCTGGGAATGCATCTGGCGAATCTGCTGCTGGAAGAAGCCCTGCTGTACCTGCTGGAGTCAGGCAGCCAGCTCCGCGCCCTGCACGGCGACCCCACTCCCCGCCCCGGCGTGACGCTGGGACCGGGCGGACCACTGGCGGTTCAGCTGAGCCGCTAA
- a CDS encoding NAD(P)/FAD-dependent oxidoreductase — protein MSAIVIGAGFAGLLAAIRLRQAGLRVTVLEGLPRAGGKAALGAAEGGWNEFSSGPTVVTMPQVFRGVHERLGLPAPTLTPARPTTRYQYPDGRVFAPEALDIAGTLDSTLSQLSRQEGQDYTRLLHAARRMYEDAQDTFIFAPPPTPARLARYALTRGRHAFPQLRLAQLVQSGPYLTPFWLRFATYLGADPYRAPAVLHNISWVELGAGIWHLEGGLGAFAARLTALAEQLGVQFEYSTRVEHLLVQRGRAVAAHTDRGVFSADTWISAADRSLTQTWLGHGPERTPRGVSGFALQLAFSQDVGQGHHLLFPPEYAREWRDIRAGRLPSDPTLYVHLDGQRGFLLVNAPPDPAQPTDSPEYARFLLRQLAARLPLPIADWHALDARRYALTADRGALYGRAPHGLGGSLRAGWRVAGVENLVQVGGTVHPGGGVPLSMLSGWNGAGVVVGGEYDGLGG, from the coding sequence ATGAGCGCCATCGTGATCGGGGCGGGCTTTGCGGGGCTGCTGGCTGCGATCCGGTTGCGGCAGGCGGGGCTGCGCGTGACGGTGCTGGAAGGGCTGCCCCGAGCCGGAGGCAAAGCCGCACTGGGTGCAGCGGAAGGCGGCTGGAACGAGTTTTCCAGCGGCCCCACCGTCGTGACCATGCCGCAGGTCTTCCGGGGCGTGCACGAGCGCCTCGGCCTGCCTGCGCCCACGCTCACTCCTGCCCGCCCGACCACCCGCTATCAGTATCCGGATGGCCGAGTCTTCGCACCGGAGGCGCTGGATATCGCGGGCACGCTGGACAGTACGCTGTCGCAGCTTTCGCGGCAGGAAGGTCAGGACTATACCCGGCTGCTGCACGCGGCCCGCCGCATGTACGAGGACGCGCAGGACACCTTCATCTTCGCGCCGCCGCCCACTCCGGCACGGCTGGCCCGCTACGCCCTGACGCGGGGCAGGCACGCTTTTCCGCAGCTGCGGCTGGCCCAGCTGGTGCAGAGCGGGCCGTATCTCACACCGTTCTGGTTGCGCTTCGCCACCTATCTGGGGGCCGACCCGTACCGCGCCCCTGCCGTCCTGCACAACATTTCCTGGGTCGAACTGGGGGCGGGTATCTGGCATCTGGAAGGCGGCCTGGGCGCGTTCGCGGCGCGGCTGACAGCGCTGGCCGAGCAGCTTGGCGTACAGTTCGAATACAGCACGCGAGTCGAGCATCTGCTGGTGCAGCGCGGGCGGGCGGTCGCTGCCCACACCGACCGGGGCGTGTTCAGCGCCGACACCTGGATCAGCGCGGCAGACCGCTCTCTGACGCAGACGTGGCTGGGACATGGTCCGGAACGCACGCCACGCGGCGTCAGCGGATTCGCGCTGCAACTGGCCTTCTCGCAGGATGTGGGCCAGGGCCATCATCTGCTCTTTCCGCCCGAGTACGCCCGCGAATGGCGCGACATCCGGGCCGGACGGCTGCCCAGCGATCCCACGCTCTATGTGCACCTTGACGGGCAACGGGGATTCCTGCTGGTCAATGCGCCGCCCGACCCCGCTCAGCCCACCGATTCACCGGAGTACGCCCGCTTTCTGCTGCGCCAGCTCGCGGCCCGCCTTCCGCTGCCGATTGCCGACTGGCACGCCCTGGACGCCCGCCGCTACGCCCTGACTGCCGACCGAGGAGCGCTGTACGGACGTGCGCCACACGGCCTGGGTGGAAGTCTGCGGGCGGGGTGGCGGGTGGCGGGTGTGGAAAATCTGGTGCAGGTCGGGGGGACGGTGCATCCGGGGGGTGGAGTGCCGCTGAGCATGTTGAGTGGGTGGAATGGGGCGGGGGTAGTGGTTGGGGGTGAATATGACGGGTTGGGGGGTTGA
- a CDS encoding glycosyltransferase family 2 protein produces MSRRVSPLMSRRVSPSMSRRAHPLRPLRALEQARLGFLLYRLAALTVNLLAFPVLRLRPPLPAAPSVSILVPARDEAFNLPHTLPRLLAQRGEGVEVLLLDDGSSDGTGDLARQLGAKVLEGQPLPPGWHGKPWACWQLAQAARADILIFTDADVSWETGTLNALLCELERRRADLLTVWPRQQTRSLSERLLSPLIDDVLLGLLPAPLIRLPLASLSAGNGQLMAFRRAAYFRVGGHGLVRSEVLEDVRFAARLKALGGRVAVALGGDLLSVRMYRSYSGAVMGFAKSLLSVHGGSRTLLALSWLWCLAVYTLPWLTPQSRAVRTLGLLDRLLVHAKTGRTRPGDLLEVLLTPLLPLAVLPVYLGALRKNYVWKGREYRREG; encoded by the coding sequence ATGTCCCGCCGCGTCAGCCCGTTGATGTCCCGCCGTGTCAGCCCGTCGATGTCTCGCCGCGCACACCCGCTGCGGCCACTTCGCGCCCTCGAACAGGCCCGGCTCGGATTCCTGCTGTACCGTCTCGCCGCGCTCACGGTCAATCTGCTGGCTTTCCCGGTGCTGCGCCTTCGTCCGCCGCTGCCTGCCGCGCCGAGTGTCAGCATTCTGGTGCCTGCCCGTGACGAGGCGTTCAATCTGCCGCATACTCTTCCCCGACTGCTGGCCCAGCGCGGCGAAGGCGTCGAAGTCCTGCTGCTCGACGACGGCTCCAGCGACGGAACCGGCGATCTGGCGCGTCAGCTTGGAGCCAAGGTGCTGGAGGGCCAACCGCTGCCACCCGGCTGGCACGGCAAACCCTGGGCCTGCTGGCAGCTGGCGCAGGCCGCCCGCGCTGACATCCTGATTTTTACCGACGCCGACGTGAGCTGGGAGACGGGCACACTGAACGCGCTGCTGTGCGAGCTGGAGCGCCGCCGCGCCGATCTGTTGACCGTGTGGCCGCGCCAGCAGACCCGCAGCCTGAGCGAACGCCTGCTGTCTCCCCTGATCGACGATGTGCTGCTGGGCCTGCTGCCCGCACCGCTCATCCGGCTGCCGCTGGCCTCGCTGAGTGCGGGCAACGGGCAACTGATGGCCTTCCGCCGAGCGGCGTATTTCCGGGTGGGAGGGCACGGCCTGGTGCGTTCGGAGGTGCTGGAAGACGTGCGCTTTGCCGCCCGACTCAAGGCGCTGGGCGGGCGGGTGGCGGTGGCGCTGGGCGGCGACCTGCTGAGCGTCCGGATGTACCGCAGCTACAGCGGCGCGGTGATGGGCTTCGCCAAGAGCCTGCTGAGCGTTCACGGTGGCTCACGCACGCTGCTGGCGCTGTCGTGGCTGTGGTGCTTGGCAGTCTATACGCTGCCCTGGCTGACGCCGCAGAGCCGCGCTGTCCGGACGCTGGGGCTGCTGGACCGCCTGCTGGTGCACGCCAAAACCGGACGCACCCGCCCCGGTGATCTGCTGGAAGTGCTGCTGACACCGCTGCTGCCGCTGGCAGTGCTGCCGGTCTATCTCGGAGCCCTGAGAAAGAACTACGTCTGGAAAGGCCGCGAATATAGAAGGGAGGGATGA
- a CDS encoding lysophospholipid acyltransferase family protein has protein sequence MDAIPPDLVTRGLDLMVHRSVVRGLRGIWVRGHLPEDGAILAPSHQSWWDGYVLFELCRTLGQPFRVLMTARQFSSFPFLRRLGALPDHELRAALRAAQAGAWVVVFPEGELRPAGPLTALQPGAGWLARRAGVPLVPVALRVTMRGQQQPEAYLRVGLPTDAAGLQRGLQHELSALDAELQRSDPEEPLAGYLRLTGGGGSQNERLAGLSRLLARVTGDR, from the coding sequence ATGGACGCCATCCCGCCGGATCTAGTCACGCGGGGGCTGGATCTGATGGTTCACCGCAGCGTCGTACGCGGTCTGCGCGGCATCTGGGTCCGGGGGCACCTGCCGGAAGATGGGGCGATTCTGGCTCCCAGCCATCAGAGCTGGTGGGACGGCTACGTCCTGTTCGAGCTGTGCCGCACGCTCGGTCAGCCCTTCAGGGTGCTGATGACAGCCCGCCAGTTTTCCAGCTTTCCGTTTCTGCGGCGGCTGGGCGCACTGCCCGACCACGAACTCAGGGCGGCGCTGCGGGCGGCACAGGCGGGCGCGTGGGTGGTGGTGTTTCCCGAAGGCGAGCTGCGGCCCGCTGGCCCCCTGACAGCGCTTCAGCCGGGAGCGGGGTGGCTGGCGCGGCGGGCGGGCGTTCCGCTCGTTCCGGTGGCGCTGCGCGTGACGATGCGCGGACAGCAGCAGCCGGAAGCGTACCTGCGAGTTGGCCTGCCCACCGACGCTGCCGGACTGCAACGCGGGCTGCAACACGAGCTGAGCGCCCTCGACGCCGAACTTCAGCGCAGCGACCCGGAAGAGCCGCTGGCCGGATACCTGCGTCTGACAGGCGGGGGCGGCAGCCAGAACGAGCGTCTGGCAGGACTGAGCAGACTGCTGGCCCGCGTGACAGGAGACCGTTGA
- a CDS encoding carotenoid biosynthesis protein, whose protein sequence is MTYLQYHLVFIVPPLLALLLLTWRATRGGASVVGAFREAGWARRTLALFPLIPLVYTTPWDNYLVYKAVWSYPPERVLGRIGYVPYEEYAFFILQTLITGLWLAFWLRRGADDGSAEARVSPHAFTRWGQAALWLGVAFVGVLLLGHEHTFYLGLILAWACPVLSGLSAFGGDLVFGRPRVYWLAVLPPTLYLWATDYFAIQNGIWGISPRYTLGWNLGGVLPAEEMAFFFITNLLVVTGLLSFLHPEALNRVNRLAALIRTGTLRPWMVLTALYALSKIPVPLWPAGFPLLGTLGTGLLFLAALSFAWERVGAARALLLAGLAFAAGLGVELLGSRTGLPFGQYSYAHAPGLLLLGVPLLVPLGWFAMTLAAALLARGKPWLTGLLLVAWDVGLEPLMTAQGFWRWDDPAGLWAGAPIQNFLGWFVVGAVLAFVMREIGEERCSRMQNGQSGWTVLRRHASRCPSPLPPRICSKPRFCPPDCCCWVQASERRC, encoded by the coding sequence ATGACCTATCTCCAGTACCACCTCGTCTTTATCGTGCCGCCGCTGCTGGCCCTGCTGCTGCTGACCTGGCGGGCCACACGCGGCGGGGCGTCGGTGGTGGGAGCCTTCCGCGAGGCGGGCTGGGCGCGGCGCACCCTGGCACTGTTTCCGCTGATTCCGCTGGTGTACACGACCCCCTGGGACAATTATCTGGTGTACAAGGCGGTGTGGAGCTACCCGCCAGAGCGCGTGCTGGGGCGCATCGGCTACGTACCCTACGAGGAATACGCCTTCTTCATTCTGCAGACCCTGATAACCGGACTGTGGCTGGCCTTCTGGCTGCGGCGCGGCGCTGATGACGGGAGCGCAGAGGCCCGCGTTTCACCGCACGCCTTCACGCGCTGGGGACAGGCGGCGCTGTGGCTCGGAGTGGCGTTTGTGGGCGTGCTGCTGCTGGGACACGAGCACACTTTCTACCTGGGCCTGATCCTGGCGTGGGCCTGCCCGGTGCTCAGCGGGCTGTCGGCGTTCGGCGGCGATCTGGTGTTCGGGCGGCCCCGGGTGTACTGGCTGGCGGTGCTGCCGCCCACGCTGTACCTGTGGGCCACCGACTATTTCGCCATCCAGAACGGTATCTGGGGGATTTCGCCGCGCTACACGCTGGGCTGGAATCTGGGCGGCGTGCTGCCCGCCGAGGAAATGGCGTTCTTTTTCATCACCAATCTGCTGGTGGTCACGGGGCTGCTGTCGTTTCTGCACCCCGAAGCGCTGAACCGCGTGAACCGGCTGGCCGCGCTGATCCGGACGGGCACGCTGCGCCCCTGGATGGTGCTGACGGCGCTGTATGCCCTGAGCAAAATTCCGGTGCCGCTGTGGCCCGCCGGTTTTCCGCTGCTGGGCACGCTGGGCACGGGGCTGCTGTTTCTGGCGGCGCTCAGCTTCGCGTGGGAGCGCGTCGGGGCGGCGCGGGCGCTGCTGCTGGCGGGCCTGGCCTTTGCCGCCGGACTGGGCGTGGAGCTGCTGGGCAGCCGCACCGGTCTGCCGTTCGGACAGTACAGTTACGCCCACGCGCCCGGCCTGCTGCTGCTGGGTGTTCCGCTGCTGGTGCCGCTCGGATGGTTTGCCATGACGCTGGCGGCGGCGCTGCTGGCACGCGGCAAACCCTGGCTGACCGGCCTGCTGCTGGTCGCCTGGGATGTGGGCCTGGAACCGCTGATGACCGCCCAGGGTTTCTGGCGCTGGGACGATCCGGCGGGCCTCTGGGCAGGCGCACCGATTCAGAATTTTCTGGGCTGGTTCGTGGTGGGCGCGGTGCTGGCCTTCGTGATGCGCGAGATAGGGGAGGAGCGCTGTTCGCGGATGCAGAACGGACAAAGCGGGTGGACGGTGCTTCGTCGGCACGCTTCCCGTTGCCCCTCACCTTTGCCGCCGCGTATCTGCTCGAAGCCGCGTTTCTGCCCGCCGGACTGCTGCTGCTGGGTGCAGGCATCGGAACGGCGCTGCTGA